Proteins co-encoded in one Ziziphus jujuba cultivar Dongzao chromosome 9, ASM3175591v1 genomic window:
- the LOC107425767 gene encoding probable methyltransferase PMT3, whose product MSRGRPDGSQKKKVLTSVLVLMLIFGCVYLYSRKSGSSPLEYGSKSLRKFGSYLGSDEDTDEPSSKLDEDGDDGIVLKSFPVCDDRLSELIPCLDRNLIYQTRLKLDLSLMEHYERHCPLAERRYNCLIPPPPGYKIPVKWPKSRDEVWKANIPHTHLATEKSDQNWMVVKGEKIVFPGGGTHFHYGADKYIASIAKMLDFPNSIINNGGKLRTVLDVGCGVASFGAYLLSSDVIAMSLAPNDVHQNQIQFALERGIPAYLGVLGTKRLPYPSRSFELAHCSRCRIDWLQRDGILLLELDRLLRPGGYFAYSSPEAYAQDEEDLRIWREMSALVERMCWKIASKRNQTVIWVKPLTNDCYMEREPGTLPPLCKSDDDPDAVAGVNMEICITPYSDQNHKARGSGLAPWPARLTTPPPRLADFGYSNEMFERDTDVWQQRVENYWNLLNPHMKSDSLRNLMDMKANMGSFAAALKDRDVWVMNVVPEDGPNTLKIIYDRGLIGTVHNWCEAFSTYPRTYDLIHAWTVFSDIEKKRCSAVDLLLEMDRILRPKGFIIIRDKRSVVEFVKKYLQALHWEGVATADASQDSEQDEDDTVFIIQKKMWLTSESFRDSE is encoded by the exons ATGTCAAGAGGAAGACCTGATGGGAGCCAAAAGAAAAAGGTGCTCACCTCAGTTTTAGTTTTGATGCTCATCTTTGGCTGTGTATACCTATATTCTCGGAAAAGTGGTTCATCTCCTCTGGAGTATGGCAGTAAATCATTAAGAAAGTTTGGTTCGTATTTGGGTTCGGATGAAGATACCGATGAGCCTTCTTCCAAACTTGATGAAGATGGAGATGACGGTATTGTATTAAAGAGTTTCCCT GTTTGTGATGATCGTCTTTCAGAACTTATTCCATGCCTAGACAGAAACCTTATTTACCAGACAAGGTTGAAGCTGGATCTGTCTTTGATGGAGCATTATGAGAGACATTGCCCACTTGCTGAAAGGCGATATAATTGTTTGATTCCTCCTCCACCAGGATATAAG ATCCCAGTCAAGTGGCCTAAAAGCAGAGATGAGGTATGGAAAGCTAATATTCCACATACCCACCTTGCAACTGAGAAATCTGACCAGAACTGGATGGTTGTCAAAGGTGAAAAGATTGTATTCCCTGGAGGAGGAACTCACTTCCATTATGGAGCTGATAAGTACATTGCATCAATTGCGAAA ATGCTTGACTTTCCAAACAGTATTATAAATAATGGAGGCAAGCTCCGGACCGTACTTGATGTTGGTTGTGGAGTTGCTAGTTTTGGAGCTTACCTGCTTTCTTCAGATGTTATTGCAATGTCCTTAGCACCCAATGATGTTCATCAAAACCAGATCCAGTTTGCCTTAGAGCGAGGAATTCCAGCATATCTTGGTGTTCTAGGGACAAAAAGACTCCCCTACCCAAGTAGGTCTTTTGAACTAGCACATTGTTCTCGCTGTAGGATTGACTGGCTTCAAAGGGATGGGATCCTTCTTCTTGAGCTTGATAGGTTACTCAGACCAGGAGGCTATTTTGCCTACTCATCACCTGAAGCCTATGCACAGGATGAAGAAGATCTGAGAATATGGAGAGAAATGAGTGCCCTTGTAGAACGAATGTGTTGGAAAATAGCTTCTAAAAGGAACCAGACTGTTATTTGGGTTAAGCCCTTGACTAATGATTGTTACATGGAAAGAGAGCCTGGTACACTTCCTCCCTTATGCAAATCTGATGATGATCCAGATGCTGTTGCAGGTGTGAATATGGAGATTTGCATCACACCATACTCTGACC aaaATCATAAAGCAAGGGGAAGTGGTTTGGCTCCTTGGCCTGCTCGATTAACTACTCCACCTCCCCGTCTAGCTGACTTTGGCTATTCTAATGAAATGTTTGAAAGGGACACG GATGTCTGGCAGCAAAGGGTTGAGAACTATTGGAATCTGTTGAACCCGCACATGAAATCTGATTCATTGAGGAACTTGATGGACATGAAGGCGAACATGGGTTCTTTTGCAGCTGCTTTGAAGGACAGAGATGTTTGGGTTATGAATGTGGTTCCAGAGGATGGACCCAACACCCTAAAGATTATATATGATAGAGGTCTCATAGGCACAGTTCACAACTG GTGTGAAGCGTTCTCAACCTATCCACGAACTTACGATTTGATTCATGCCTGGACCGTGTTCTCTGATATTGAAAAGAAAAGATGTAGTGCTGTGGATCTGTTGCTTGAGATGGACCGCATTCTGAGGCCTAAAGGTTTCATTATTATTCGTGACAAGCGGTCAGTTGTTGAGTTCGTAAAGAAATATTTGCAAGCATTACACTGGGAGGGAGTGGCTACGGCTGATGCATCTCAAGACTCGGAACAAGACGAGGATGATACAGTGTTCATCATCCAAAAGAAGATGTGGCTTACAAGCGAGAGCTTCAGGGACTcggaataa
- the LOC107425765 gene encoding dolichyl-diphosphooligosaccharide--protein glycosyltransferase subunit 2 isoform X1: MATRNLGGFLVLVLAFTICEAASVFQPISDSHLSAALELFAPVSGSFGSLEETYEALRTFEILGIDKKPDGSSTTCHSVEETVGSSSSTPKDLLYALRVNRILKCKVNEENFKGIVSMLKAAVNDASSLLDFYYSVGSLVLIKEQSSDADLLLDDADGIFHSIKALSQSDGRWRYSSNNPESSTYAAGLALEALAGVVSLASSEIDQSAIGTLKSDILKLFDSIEKYDDGAFYFDEKVVGARQHHGPLSTTSSVVRGLTAFASVTSGNLNLPGDKILGLAKFFLGIGIPGDAKDFFNQIDSLACLENNRISVPLILSLPATVLSLTKKDQLKVKVNTVLGSDAPPLTVKLVRASVSGSKDVSIENLDLKFDKESASHFLDVLPKTVDVGKYLFVFEVVFHDSEHEKVYATGGRTQVPIFVTGVIKIDNTEIAILDSDLGSIETQKKLAFTSFIQSFIGQETQKKLDLAGHNVVSLSANHLQKLRLSFQLTTPLGQVFKPHQAFLKLRHETKVEHIFVVGNSGKFEIVLDFLGLVEKLYYLSGSYDIQLTVGDSVMENSFLKAIGLIDLDLPEAPEKAARPPLQPIDPYSKYGPKAEISHIFRAPEKLPPKELSLTFLGLTVVPFIGFLVGLLRLGVNLKNFPSSTIPATFAFLFHLGIAAVLLLYVLFWVKLDLFTTLKALGLLGTFLLFVGHRILSHLASASAKLKSA, encoded by the exons ATGGCTACCAGAAACCTAGGAGGATTTCTGGTGCTGGTTCTTGCGTTTACGATCTGCGAAGCTGCGTCGGTGTTTCAGCCGATCTCGGATTCTCACCTATCCGCGGCTTTAGAGCTTTTCGCTCCAGTTAGTGGATCTTTCGGGAG TTTAGAAGAGACATATGAAGCCCTAAGAACGTTTGAGATTCTTGGAATTGATAAAAAACCTGACGGAAGCAGCACTACGTGTCATTCTGTTGAGGAAACTGTCGGGTCATCATCCTCTACTCCAAAGGATTTATTATATGCTTTAAGGGTTAACAGAATATTGAAATGCAAGGTTAATGAGGAAAATTTTAAG GGTATTGTTTCAATGCTTAAAGCTGCAGTCAATGATGCTAGTTCATTGCTTGATTTTTACTACTCAGTTGGAAGCTTGGTACTCATTAAG GAACAGAGTTCTGATGCTGATCTACTTCTTGACGATGCTGATGGAATTTTTCATTCTATCAAG GCTTTGAGCCAGAGTGATGGAAGGTGGCGCTATAGTTCTAACAATCCTGAATCTAGTACCTATGCAGCTG GGTTGGCACTTGAAGCACTTGCTGGAGTTGTGTCATTGGCATCTTCTGAAATTGATCAATCGGCG ATTGGTACATTAAAAAGTGATATATTAAAGCTTTTTGACAGTATTGAGAAATATG ATGATGGGGCcttttattttgatgaaaaagTTGTTGGTGCACGTCAGCATCATGGTCCTCTTTCAACTACCTCTTCTGTTGTTCGAGGACTCACAGCCTTTGCATCTGTGACTTCCGGAAACTTAAAT CTTCCTGGGGACAAGATATTGGGTTTGGCTAAATTCTTTCTTGGCATAGGCATCCCTGGTGATGCCAAAGATTTCTTTAATCAAATAGACTCTTTAGCTTGTTTGGAAAACAATAG GATTTCTGTCCCATTGATTTTATCACTTCCTGCTACTGTGCTTTCCTTGACAAAGAAAGATCAACTTAAG GTTAAAGTAAATACTGTGCTTGGTTCGGATGCACCTCCGCTGACAGTGAAGTTGGTGCGAGCTTCTGTCTCTGGTTCAAAGGATGTTTCCATTGAGAACCTG GATCTCAAGTTTGACAAAGAAAGTGCATCTCATTTCTTGGATGTTTTGCCTAAGACTGTTGAtgttggaaaatatttgtttgtttttgag GTGGTCTTTCATGACTCTGAACATGAGAAAGTTTACGCTACTGGAGGGCGAACTCAAGTACCGATATTTGTCACAGGAGTTATCAAAATTGACAACACAGAAATTGCCATACTTGATAGTGACCTTGGGAGtatagaaacccaaaaaaagttAGCATTTACATCTTTTATCCAAAGTTTTATTGGccaagaaacccaaaaaaa GTTAGATTTAGCTGGACACAATGTTGTTTCTCTGTCAGCAAACCACCTCCAAAAGTTGCGGCTATCCTTTCAATTGACTACTCCTCTTGGGCAGGTTTTTAAGCCGCATCAG GCATTTCTTAAATTGAGACATGAGACCAAGGTTGAACATATCTTTGTGGTGGGGAACTCCGGCAAGTTTGAGATAGTTCTA GATTTTCTTGGGCTTGTTGAGAAGCTTTACTATCTTTCAGGTAGTTATGACATTCAGTTAACTGTTGGTGATTCTGTAATG GAGAACTCTTTCTTGAAGGCCATTGGCCTTATTGACTTGGATCTACCAGAAGCACCTGAAAAGGCTGCACGCCCCCCTCTGCAGCCCATTGATCCTTACTCAAAATATGGGCCCAAGGCAGAGATAAGCCACATCTTCAGAGCTCCAGAAAAACTGCCACCTAAGGAGCTCTCTCTTACTTTCTTGGGTCTTACTGTTGTACCATTCATTGGATTTTTGGTCGGG CTATTACGCTTAGGGGTAAATCTCAAGAACTTCCCTTCCTCTACAATACCAGCCACATTTGCCTTCCTTTTCCACCTTGGCATTGCAGCGGTTCTCTTGCTTTATGTGCTCTTCTGGGTGAAG TTGGATCTGTTTACAACTTTGAAAGCACTTGGTTTATTGGGAACTTTCTTGCTCTTTGTGGGACATAGAATTCTTTCCCACTTAGCCTCTGCATCAGCCAAGTTGAAATCTGCTTAG
- the LOC107425765 gene encoding dolichyl-diphosphooligosaccharide--protein glycosyltransferase subunit 2 isoform X2: MATRNLGGFLVLVLAFTICEAASVFQPISDSHLSAALELFAPVSGSFGSLEETYEALRTFEILGIDKKPDGSSTTCHSVEETVGSSSSTPKDLLYALRVNRILKCKVNEENFKGIVSMLKAAVNDASSLLDFYYSVGSLVLIKEQSSDADLLLDDADGIFHSIKALSQSDGRWRYSSNNPESSTYAAGLALEALAGVVSLASSEIDQSAIGTLKSDILKLFDSIEKYDDGAFYFDEKVVGARQHHGPLSTTSSVVRGLTAFASVTSGNLNLPGDKILGLAKFFLGIGIPGDAKDFFNQIDSLACLENNRISVPLILSLPATVLSLTKKDQLKVKVNTVLGSDAPPLTVKLVRASVSGSKDVSIENLDLKFDKESASHFLDVLPKTVDVGKYLFVFEVVFHDSEHEKVYATGGRTQVPIFVTGVIKIDNTEIAILDSDLGSIETQKKLDLAGHNVVSLSANHLQKLRLSFQLTTPLGQVFKPHQAFLKLRHETKVEHIFVVGNSGKFEIVLDFLGLVEKLYYLSGSYDIQLTVGDSVMENSFLKAIGLIDLDLPEAPEKAARPPLQPIDPYSKYGPKAEISHIFRAPEKLPPKELSLTFLGLTVVPFIGFLVGLLRLGVNLKNFPSSTIPATFAFLFHLGIAAVLLLYVLFWVKLDLFTTLKALGLLGTFLLFVGHRILSHLASASAKLKSA, translated from the exons ATGGCTACCAGAAACCTAGGAGGATTTCTGGTGCTGGTTCTTGCGTTTACGATCTGCGAAGCTGCGTCGGTGTTTCAGCCGATCTCGGATTCTCACCTATCCGCGGCTTTAGAGCTTTTCGCTCCAGTTAGTGGATCTTTCGGGAG TTTAGAAGAGACATATGAAGCCCTAAGAACGTTTGAGATTCTTGGAATTGATAAAAAACCTGACGGAAGCAGCACTACGTGTCATTCTGTTGAGGAAACTGTCGGGTCATCATCCTCTACTCCAAAGGATTTATTATATGCTTTAAGGGTTAACAGAATATTGAAATGCAAGGTTAATGAGGAAAATTTTAAG GGTATTGTTTCAATGCTTAAAGCTGCAGTCAATGATGCTAGTTCATTGCTTGATTTTTACTACTCAGTTGGAAGCTTGGTACTCATTAAG GAACAGAGTTCTGATGCTGATCTACTTCTTGACGATGCTGATGGAATTTTTCATTCTATCAAG GCTTTGAGCCAGAGTGATGGAAGGTGGCGCTATAGTTCTAACAATCCTGAATCTAGTACCTATGCAGCTG GGTTGGCACTTGAAGCACTTGCTGGAGTTGTGTCATTGGCATCTTCTGAAATTGATCAATCGGCG ATTGGTACATTAAAAAGTGATATATTAAAGCTTTTTGACAGTATTGAGAAATATG ATGATGGGGCcttttattttgatgaaaaagTTGTTGGTGCACGTCAGCATCATGGTCCTCTTTCAACTACCTCTTCTGTTGTTCGAGGACTCACAGCCTTTGCATCTGTGACTTCCGGAAACTTAAAT CTTCCTGGGGACAAGATATTGGGTTTGGCTAAATTCTTTCTTGGCATAGGCATCCCTGGTGATGCCAAAGATTTCTTTAATCAAATAGACTCTTTAGCTTGTTTGGAAAACAATAG GATTTCTGTCCCATTGATTTTATCACTTCCTGCTACTGTGCTTTCCTTGACAAAGAAAGATCAACTTAAG GTTAAAGTAAATACTGTGCTTGGTTCGGATGCACCTCCGCTGACAGTGAAGTTGGTGCGAGCTTCTGTCTCTGGTTCAAAGGATGTTTCCATTGAGAACCTG GATCTCAAGTTTGACAAAGAAAGTGCATCTCATTTCTTGGATGTTTTGCCTAAGACTGTTGAtgttggaaaatatttgtttgtttttgag GTGGTCTTTCATGACTCTGAACATGAGAAAGTTTACGCTACTGGAGGGCGAACTCAAGTACCGATATTTGTCACAGGAGTTATCAAAATTGACAACACAGAAATTGCCATACTTGATAGTGACCTTGGGAGtatagaaacccaaaaaaa GTTAGATTTAGCTGGACACAATGTTGTTTCTCTGTCAGCAAACCACCTCCAAAAGTTGCGGCTATCCTTTCAATTGACTACTCCTCTTGGGCAGGTTTTTAAGCCGCATCAG GCATTTCTTAAATTGAGACATGAGACCAAGGTTGAACATATCTTTGTGGTGGGGAACTCCGGCAAGTTTGAGATAGTTCTA GATTTTCTTGGGCTTGTTGAGAAGCTTTACTATCTTTCAGGTAGTTATGACATTCAGTTAACTGTTGGTGATTCTGTAATG GAGAACTCTTTCTTGAAGGCCATTGGCCTTATTGACTTGGATCTACCAGAAGCACCTGAAAAGGCTGCACGCCCCCCTCTGCAGCCCATTGATCCTTACTCAAAATATGGGCCCAAGGCAGAGATAAGCCACATCTTCAGAGCTCCAGAAAAACTGCCACCTAAGGAGCTCTCTCTTACTTTCTTGGGTCTTACTGTTGTACCATTCATTGGATTTTTGGTCGGG CTATTACGCTTAGGGGTAAATCTCAAGAACTTCCCTTCCTCTACAATACCAGCCACATTTGCCTTCCTTTTCCACCTTGGCATTGCAGCGGTTCTCTTGCTTTATGTGCTCTTCTGGGTGAAG TTGGATCTGTTTACAACTTTGAAAGCACTTGGTTTATTGGGAACTTTCTTGCTCTTTGTGGGACATAGAATTCTTTCCCACTTAGCCTCTGCATCAGCCAAGTTGAAATCTGCTTAG